A region of the Campylobacter subantarcticus LMG 24377 genome:
GGTATGAATATGGCGAATATTTTAGCGTTAAATTTAGGATTATTAAGTGCACAAGAATGCCAAAGAGTGCAAAATTTACTTGTAAAATTTAAATTACCCATATCTTATAAAATTTCAAATACACAAGAGTTTTACAATGCCTTTTTCTTAGATAAAAAAACACATTTTCAAAAGATTAGTTTTATTTTAGCTTGTGGCTTAGGAAAGGCTTGTATAAAAAATAATATAAGCAAAGAAGATATTTTACGCACTTTAGAGGTGTTTGTGTGAAAAAGATTTTTCTACTTTTATTTTTACCTTTTATAGTGCTTTTAGCACAAGATGATATAGAACATTTAGATCAAAAATTAAATGAATTACATAATAATTTAGCATATAATACTTGGATAATTAAATATAATAATTTTAATATTTATAAAAAAACACAAGAAGAAATTCTTGCTCTTGAGAAAGAGGGTTTAAAGGCTAATGAACGCAATAAAAGCATTATAGAAAGACAAATTTTAATCTTAAAAGAAAGATTAGAGCTTTTAAGTGAATATAAAAGTGCAAATTTTTCTAAGATGGTTTTAGCGCCTGAAGAAGTTGATAAAATAGATAAGTTAACCAATCCTTTAGCTATTATTTCAGCATACTCACACATAAAAAAATTAAGACGTGATAAAGAAGAATATATCAATCTTTTAAATAGTTTTAAGCAGACTTTAGATGAGCTTATAAAAGAAAATGTTTTAGTAGCTGAGATAGCTAAATTAGCTCCTAGTAAAGAACATGATGAGTATTTAAAAATATCTAATCAAATGGTAAGAGATTTTTCACAAACCTTGCGTTTTGGAGAAATTTCTTATTCCGTGTACGAGAAAAAAATTCAAGAAGAGATTGAAAAAACAACTGCTTCTATTAAAATTCAGAGTGTAAGGGCTTTTAATATAGTTTTAACTATCGTTATAGTTGTAGCTATAGCATTTTTACTCAAATTTATAGCTAGAAAATATATAGGTGATAATGATCGTTTTTATACAGCAAATAAAATTATTAATTTTATTAATATTAATATGATTGTTTTAATCTTGCTTTTTGGGTACATTGAAAATATCAGTTATTTGGTTACTGTGCTTGGTTTTGCTTCTGCTGGTTTAGCTATTGCTATGAAAGATATGTTTATGTCTATGCTTGGTTGGTGTGTGATAGTTTTTGGTGGAAGTTTTAGAGTGGGTGATAGAGTTAGAGTTTTTCAAAATAATACGCATTATATTGGTGATATAATTGACATTTCGTTTTTAAGAATAACCTTATATGAAGATATTTCTTTGCTAACTTATACAGATAATAGAAGAAGCGGCAGGATAATTTTTATACCAAATAATTTTATATTTACTAATCTTATATCAAATTATACTCATCATGGGATGAAGACAGTTTGGGACGGGCTTGATATTACTTTGACTTTTGATTCAAACCATCAAAAAGCCTTAGAGATAATAGAAGAAATTGTTATAAAAGCTTCTAAAGGTTATACAAAATTAGCTAAAGAATCCATGAATAAATTAAGAAATGAATATAGCATTAGAAATCCTAAAGTAGAACCTAGGTTTTTTACATTTTTAGAAGGTTATGGTATGAGAATTTCTGCTTGGTATATGACAAATTCTTATGCGGCTTTGATTTTAAGAAGTAATATAAGCAAAGAAATCATTAATGAATTTAATAAACATAATGATATAAAAATAGCTTATCCATCACAAAATTTATATATGGCAAAACATAAATTTATAGAAAACAAGGAAGATATTTGAAAAAAAAAGTATATTTTAAAACTTTTGGTTGTAGAACTAATATTTATGATACGCAATTATTAAAAACTTATATTAAAGATCATGATATTACACAAAATGAGCAAGAAGCTGATGTGATAGTGATAAATTCTTGTACTGTTACAAATGGTGCTGATAGTG
Encoded here:
- a CDS encoding mechanosensitive ion channel family protein; the encoded protein is MKKIFLLLFLPFIVLLAQDDIEHLDQKLNELHNNLAYNTWIIKYNNFNIYKKTQEEILALEKEGLKANERNKSIIERQILILKERLELLSEYKSANFSKMVLAPEEVDKIDKLTNPLAIISAYSHIKKLRRDKEEYINLLNSFKQTLDELIKENVLVAEIAKLAPSKEHDEYLKISNQMVRDFSQTLRFGEISYSVYEKKIQEEIEKTTASIKIQSVRAFNIVLTIVIVVAIAFLLKFIARKYIGDNDRFYTANKIINFININMIVLILLFGYIENISYLVTVLGFASAGLAIAMKDMFMSMLGWCVIVFGGSFRVGDRVRVFQNNTHYIGDIIDISFLRITLYEDISLLTYTDNRRSGRIIFIPNNFIFTNLISNYTHHGMKTVWDGLDITLTFDSNHQKALEIIEEIVIKASKGYTKLAKESMNKLRNEYSIRNPKVEPRFFTFLEGYGMRISAWYMTNSYAALILRSNISKEIINEFNKHNDIKIAYPSQNLYMAKHKFIENKEDI